GCTGACCGGACCGATTCGTATTCGGCCGGCGGCGTTCCGTTCCGGTCCGCCCCGACCCCGGGCCGGTCCACTGGTCCCCGGTTCGTGCCAGGCCCCGCCGCGCCCGTCCAGCACCCGATCCGATCGTCTTAGCGTCACTTCCAGACAACGGAAGGTGACCGTCCTTCGGCCACGAGGCCCGACGGACGGCGACCGGCCAGGGGAGGAACGCGATGGATCGGGTGCTGGGCGGCCGCTACCGGCTCGTGCGGGAGGTCGCGTACGGAGCGATCGGAATCGTCTGGCGCGGGGTCGACCTGTGCGACGGAGAGCCGGTGGCGGTCAAGATGCTGCGTCCCGAGGCTGCCGTCCGGCCTGACCTGGTGGCGGGCTTCCAGGCCGAGACGGAGGTCGTCGCCAGCCTCGACCATCCGGGTCTGGTGCGGTCCCGGGACGTACTCGGGCAGGGCCGGGAGCGGGCCCTGGTGATGGAGCTGATCGAGGGCGAGGACCTGCGTCGACGGCTGGGGCGTACCGGGCCGGTTCCGCCGGCGATCGCGGCCGAGGTGGCGGCGCAGCTCGCCGGGGCGCTGGCGTACCTGCACAGGCGGGACATAGTGCACGGCGACGTGAAGCCGGGCAACCTCCTCGTGCCGGCAGACGGTGGACTGGTGCGGCTGGTCGACTTCGGGGCGGCCCGCCGGGTCGGGGCGGACTCCGGCCTGCCGACCACTCAGGCCACCCCGGAGTACGTCGCGCCGGAGGTGATCGTCGGCGCTCCCGTCACCCCGGCCAGCGACGTGTACGCGCTCGGCATCGTGCTCTTCGAACTCGTCTCCGGGTGTAGTCCGTACCGGGGCGGGCTGCCGGCCCAGGTGCTCGACCGGCACCGGAACTGCCGGCCGGTACCGCCGCCCGGTCTGCCGCCGGTCGTCTGGCAGTTCGTCGAGGACTGCCTGGCGACCGATCCGGCCCGGCGGCCGGGCGCGGAGCGGGCGGCGGCCAGGCTGCGGGGGATGGAGCCGGCCCTGGACGGGATCACCGCGCTGCCCCGCCCGGCCGCCGACCAGGTCACCTGGTGGCCCCGGCGGACCGGCGCGGCGACCGGTACCGCCCGGGTCGGCGGTCCGGGCCTCGGGACGAACCGTGCCGCGCCGCTCCCGCGTACGTCGGAATCTTCGGACTCCACCGCCGGCACGGCCGGTACGGCGTGCGGCGCGGGCCGGCGCCGGTGGTCGGGTTCGGCCGAGACCGATCCGGCGGAACCGGCGCCGGTGGTCGTGGTTTCGGGCGAGCGGTGGTGTCCGGTCCGCAGCTTCCGGCAATCCGCCACATACCCGGTGAAAGTCTACTAATCTCCCCAATTGGCACATGCTGCGCTGACGCCCGCACCGGCTCGGGC
The nucleotide sequence above comes from Plantactinospora soyae. Encoded proteins:
- a CDS encoding serine/threonine-protein kinase, giving the protein MDRVLGGRYRLVREVAYGAIGIVWRGVDLCDGEPVAVKMLRPEAAVRPDLVAGFQAETEVVASLDHPGLVRSRDVLGQGRERALVMELIEGEDLRRRLGRTGPVPPAIAAEVAAQLAGALAYLHRRDIVHGDVKPGNLLVPADGGLVRLVDFGAARRVGADSGLPTTQATPEYVAPEVIVGAPVTPASDVYALGIVLFELVSGCSPYRGGLPAQVLDRHRNCRPVPPPGLPPVVWQFVEDCLATDPARRPGAERAAARLRGMEPALDGITALPRPAADQVTWWPRRTGAATGTARVGGPGLGTNRAAPLPRTSESSDSTAGTAGTACGAGRRRWSGSAETDPAEPAPVVVVSGERWCPVRSFRQSATYPVKVY